A genomic region of Arachis stenosperma cultivar V10309 chromosome 9, arast.V10309.gnm1.PFL2, whole genome shotgun sequence contains the following coding sequences:
- the LOC130947651 gene encoding F-box/kelch-repeat protein At3g23880-like: MKRGPIPDEDDTVARKGRVVTTTEGWPELLRCTSTKPPPILLDELIEEILLRIPASSLVRLRNSVCSSWRTLISSSQFAKDHLRRSMAVDPALTYPRIAYYSSSDSYPTIGTFSVRSVFENPPHEPTKVVAYEGRCYRSIIGSCHGLLCLHDEELEDRALLWNPCTGFTSPPLEIGGIFHYCGFGYDHVNDKYKLFGIVIKKSGESVTRIFTFGPKSKWRTIQDFPYRLHDSDSKDSVVGLVGLFVSGTGTLNWLVRSRLSSSVAVLSVDLVKETYSQFSAPSRDSDDEEFVFPRLGILRGCLAVCYETKKTHWTLWLMKEYGVPRSWTKLAIIPHHPLLVNPGSCYVLLPMYMLKNDVLLAKSPSGKFVLCNLNDGSIEFPNIDSSSDGMTEHRPLSRGEGSRIFHIYHESLVSPSHFGLPSCSSEMRLFKPSLQSL; the protein is encoded by the coding sequence ATGAAGAGGGGTCCCATTCCTGATGAGGATGATACTGTTGCGAGGAAGGGGAGGGTTGTCACAACCACCGAGGGGTGGCCGGAACTGCTCCGCTGTACCAGCACAAAACCACCGCCTATCCTTCTGGACGAGCTCATAGAGGAAATCCTGCTGAGGATTCCGGCAAGTTCTCTTGTTCGATTAAGGAACAGCGTGTGCAGTTCATGGAGAACCCTAATTTCCAGTTCCCAATTTGCCAAGGACCACCTTCGACGTTCAATGGCGGTGGATCCAGCCTTGACCTACCCGCGTATTGCCTATTATAGCTCAAGCGACTCATACCCCACAATCGGAACTTTCTCCGTCCGATCTGTGTTCGAGAACCCTCCCCATGAACCCACTAAAGTAGTTGCCTATGAGGGACGATGCTACCGTAGCATCATTGGCTCTTGTCATGGATTGCTGTGCTTGCATGATGAAGAGCTTGAGGATCGTGCCTTGCTGTGGAACCCCTGCACCGGATTCACATCTCCGCCGCTTGAAATTGGTGGTATCTTCCACTATTGTGGATTCGGTTATGATCATGTGAACGACAAGTATAAGCTTTTCGGGATTGTGATTAAGAAATCAGGTGAATCTGTCACCAGAATTTTCACATTCGGCCCAAAATCTAAATGGAGAACAATTCAGGATTTCCCATATAGACTACATGACTCCGATAGCAAGGATTCTGTGGTGGGTTTGGTAGGGCTTTTTGTAAGTGGCACTGGCACTCTTAATTGGCTTGTTCGCAGCCGTCTTAGTAGTTCTGTGGCAGTTCTTTCCGTTGACTTGGTGAAAGAGACTTATAGTCAGTTTTCCGCTCCCAGTAGGGATTCAGATGATGAGGAGTTTGTGTTTCCACGATTGGGTATCTTGAGGGGTTGTCTTGCTGTTTGTTATGAGACTAAGAAAACTCATTGGACTCTCTGGTTGATGAAGGAGTATGGAGTTCCTCGTTCTTGGACTAAATTGGCAATAATCCCCCACCACCCGCTACTCGTTAATCCTGGTTCATGTTATGTATTACTGCCTATGTACATGTTGAAAAATGATGTTCTACTGGCGAAATCTCCAAGTGGCAAGTTTGTTTTATGTAACTTAAATGATGGCAGCATAGAGTTTCCTAATATTGACAGCTCCAGTGATGGCATGACTGAACACCGTCCTTTGTCTCGGGGTGaaggctcaaggatctttcACATCTATCATGAAAGCTTAGTTTCACCCTCGCACTTTGGTCTTCCAAGTTGCTCATCTGAAATGCGGTTATTTAAGCCAAGCCTACAATCTCTTTAA
- the LOC130951058 gene encoding 60S ribosomal protein L37-3-like, whose amino-acid sequence MGKGTGSFGKRRNKTHTLCVRCGRRSFHLQKSRCSACAFPAARKRKYNWSVKAIRRKTTGTGRMRYLRHVPRRFKSGFREGTEAAPRKRGAAATA is encoded by the exons ATG GGGAAGGGAACAGGGAGCTTCGGAAAGAGAAGGAACAAGACTCACACGCTCTGTGTGAGGTGCGGCCGCCGCAGCTTCCATCTCCAGAAGAGTCGGTGCTCCGCTTGCGCCTTCCCTGCTGCCCGCAAGAGAAAAT ATAACTGGAGTGTGAAGGCCATTAGGAGAAAGACCACCGGAACCGGTAGGATGAGGTACTTGCGCCACGTCCCCCGCAGGTTCAAGAGTGGCTTCAGAGAAG GCACAGAAGCTGCACCAAGGAAGAGGGGAGCTGCTGCTACTGCCTAA
- the LOC130948830 gene encoding uncharacterized protein LOC130948830: MANQVTVRDLAEEAKKRIVILLVSVVGLSYLMSLTSSTVWVNLPVAASLIIFLRYLSLDFEMKRKTAAYNNKAGSTNVQSSKKPVESSKVVAKFEWRKKVNSPVVEDAIDHFTRHLVSEWVTDLWYSRITPDKEAPEELVQLINGVLGEISGRMRNINLIDLLIRDLINLICTHLELFRAANSKIQKMHKGPLTIESRDMELKIVLASENKLHPALFSAEAEHKVLQHLMNGLMSVTFKSEDLQCSFFRCTVRELLSCTVMRPVLNLANPRFINERIENVVINKTKINPGVAVAQDASQTNADELQTSCDHFSDCLDPSVSGVELVQLKNGPPKNAGSSAKNKAYDNTKDPLLSVDARSSRSWSSLPGNAQINLEQGIQRHRSGGEWGDILDVISRRKTEALAPEHFENMWTKGKNYNQKDDENQPIGRPQLPVAGQSRRVDHMKAKSGTQGKGTNSKMIPPKGSQINSGYSSQLTGEHTPFHADKNGSASSTVPSYKDDEHERIHMQVGDSGSTSSYTSEDDDPNTVTGLDSPVTKVWDGKTNRNQAVSYVHHPLENFDNHGTKKRNKSHSRYPKLRRTQSGSKRSRSSDHDPNTWEEVERTSFLSGDGQDILSVSKHTNSDDSSDDADTESLGRIYSGAAASSSASSISKAESCSLVVNPRKSSSAIGSFFKLRCEVLGANIVKSGSKSFAVYCILVTDVNNNSWSIKRRFRHFEELHRRLKEFPEYNLHLPPKHFLSTGLDVPVILERCEWLDKYLKELVQLPTVSESIEVWDFLSVDSQTYIFTNSFSITETLPVGLHAKPSEKTKSSSNFAEPASDVFATRRENYSADSKEAILRTRNNAAVDGLKSKANGVPLSLPKRNAQEPIKPVDKSGSNADIVPSKTVSSLNNVQKAVKRDGSEVSDVQHATSDGFPTEWVPPNLSVPILDLVDVIFQLQDGGWIRRKAFWVAKQVLQLGMGDAFDDWLIEKIQLLRKGSVVASGVSRVEQILWPDGIFLTKHPNRRPPPSPAKTSESSPPGQKPAEVSPRITDEQQKEADRRAKFVYELMIDNAPPAIVGLVGRKEYVQCVRDLYFFLQSSVCLKQLAFDLLELLLLQAFPELDDVFKKVHEEKHRFGEFISPK, translated from the exons ATGGCGAACCAGGTGACAGTGAGGGACCTCGCGGAAGaagccaagaagaggattgtcaTCTTGCTCGTCTCTGTCGTTGGACTCTCCTATCTCATGTCCC TGACAAGCTCCACAGTTTGGGTCAACTTGCCAGTTGCAGCCTCCTTGATCATCTTTCTCAGGTATTTATCATTAGATTTTGAAATGAAGAGAAAAACAGCAGCATACAACAATAAAGCAGGCTCCACCAATGTTCAGTCTTCAAAGAAGCCCGTTGAAAGTTCTAAAGTTGTTGCAAAATTTGAGTGGAGAAAAAAGGTGAATTCTCCTGTTGTTGAAGACGCAATTGATCACTTTACCCGGCATCTAGTTTCTGAGTGGGTGACGGATCTGTGGTACTCTCGCATAACACCAGACAAAGAGGCTCCCGAGGAGTTAGTACAACTAATAAATGGTGTTCTTGGGGAAATTTCAGGACGCATGAGAAATATAAATCTAATTGATCTCTTGATAAG GGATCTGATAAATCTCATTTGCACACACTTGGAGCTGTTTCGTGCTGCCAACTCAAAGATTCAAAAAATGCATAAAGGTCCATTGACAATTGAAAGTCGAGATATGGAACTAAAAATTGTATTGGCTTCTGAGAATAAATTGCATCCTGCTCTATTTTCTGCTGAAGCTGAGCATAAG GTTTTGCAGCATCTGATGAATGGCCTCATGTCTGTCACTTTCAAGTCCGAGGATCTGCAGTGTTCTTTCTTTCGATGTACTGTCAGGGAACTCCTTTCATGCACTGTCATGCGGCCTGTCCTAAATTTAGCCAATCCAAG ATTTATTAATGAAAGAATTGAAAATGTAGTAATCAATAAGACCAAGATTAATCCGGGGGTTGCTGTAGCTCAAGATGCATCTCAGACTAATGCAGATGAATTACAGACTTCGTGTGACCATTTCTCTGACTGTTTAGATCCTTCTGTTAGTGGTGTGGAGCTTGTGCAGTTGAAAAATGGTCCTCCCAAGAATGCAGGGTCATCTGCAAAGAATAAAGCATACGATAATACTAAAGATCCATTGCTTTCAGTTGATGCTCGGTCTTCTCGTTCATGGAGCTCATTGCCTGGAAATGCCCAAATTAATTTGGAACAAGGTATTCAACGCCATCGTTCTGGTGGAGAGTGGGGAGATATCTTAGATGTTATCTCTCGAAGAAAGACCGAAGCCCTTGCTCCAGAACATTTTGAAAACATGTGGACGAAAGGGAAAAATTACAACCAAAAGGATGATGAGAACCAGCCAATTGGCCGTCCACAGCTTCCTGTAGCAGGACAATCACGAAGGGTAGATCATATGAAGGCAAAATCTGGAACCCAAGGAAAAGGCACTAATTCAAAGATGATTCCACCTAAAGGAAGCCAAATTAATTCTGGATACAGCAGTCAGTTAACTGGTGAACATACACCCTTTCATGCAGACAAGAATGGATCAGCTTCTTCTACAGTCCCTTCATATAAAGATGATGAGCATGAGCGCATCCATATGCAAGTTGGTGACTCCGGGAGCACTTCTTCTTATACTTCTGAAGATGATGATCCTAACACTGTCACTGGTCTTGATTCCCCTGTAACTAAGGTTTGGGATGGAAAGACTAATAGAAACCAGGCAGTTTCCTATGTTCATCACCCActtgaaaattttgataatcATGGTACCAAGAAGAGGAATAAAAGCCATTCTCGCTATCCTAAATTACGTAGAACCCAGTCTGGAAGTAAAAGGTCTAGATCAAGTGATCATGACCCAAATACATGGGAGGAAGTTGAGAGGACAAGCTTTTTGTCTGGAGATGGTCAAGATATACTTAGTGTTTCAAAACACACTAATTCTGATGATTCCAGTGATGATGCTGATACTGAAAGTTTGGGTAGAATTTATAGTGGAGCAGCAGCTTCATCTTCTGCATCCTCTATTTCAAAAGCAGAATCTTGTAGTTTGGTTGTTAATCCCCGTAAAAGCTCCTCAGCCATAGGTTCCTTTTTCAAGTTGAGATGTGAG GTCTTAGGTGCAAATATTGTGAAGAGTGGCTCAAAATCGTTTGCTGTTTATTGCATATTGGTTACAGATGTAAATAACAACAGTTGGTCAATTAAAAGAAG GTTTCGGCATTTTGAGGAGCTACATCGACGCCTGAAAGAGTTTCCTGAGTATAATCTTCATTTGCCTCCAAAACATTTTCTGTCAACAGGTTTAGATGTACCAGTCATTCTAGAGCGGTGTGAATGGCTGGATAAATATTTGAAG GAACTCGTGCAGCTACCAACAGTTTCTGAATCAATTGAAGTATGGGACTTTCTGAGTGTTGACTCTCAG ACATACATATTCACAAATTCATTTTCAATCACAGAAACGCTACCAG TTGGACTCCATGCTAAGCCATCTGAGAAGACTAAAAGCTCTTCCAACTTCGCTGAACCTGCAAGTGACGTTTTTGCCACTCGAAGAGAGAATTATAGTGCTGACAGCAAAGAGGCTATTCTGCGAACAAGAAATAATGCTGCGGTTGATGGATTGAAATCAAAAGCAAATGGTGTGCCTCTTTCTCTACCAAAAAGGAATGCCCAGGAACCTATAAAGCCAGTTGACAAGTCTGGAAGTAATGCAGATATTGTTCCATCAAAGACTGTTTCTTCTCTCAATAACGTGCAGAAGGCGGTGAAAAGAGATGGTTCAGAGGTGTCTGATGTGCAGCATGCTACTTCTGATGGTTTTCCAACAGAG TGGGTACCACCAAATTTGAGTGTACCAATATTGGATCTGGTTGATGTTATCTTCCAGCTTCAAGATGGTGGATGGATTAG GCGGAAGGCATTTTGGGTTGCTAAGCAAGTCTTACAACTAGGAATGGGTGATGCCTTTGATGATTGGTTGATAGAGAAAATCCAGCTTCTCCGAAAGGGATCAGTGGTTGCTTCTGGAGTCAGCCGAGTTGAACAG ATACTTTGGCCTGATGGAATATTCTTAACCAAGCACCCAAATAGACGACCACCACCATCTCCTGCTAAAACATCTGAGAGTTCACCTCCTGGCCAAAAACCTGCAGAAGTATCTCCGAGGATTACTGATGAGCAGCAAAAGGAGGCAGATCGACGTGCAAAGTTTGTATATGAGCTTATGATTG ATAATGCACCACCAGCAATTGTAGGTCTTGTAGGTCGGAAGGAGTATGTACAGTGTGTTAGAGATCTATATTTTTTCCTTCAG TCATCTGTGTGCTTGAAGCAGCTGGCTTTTGACCTCCTTGAGCTGCTCCTGTTGCAAGCATTTCCAGAACTAGATGATGTATTCAAGAAAGTGCATGAAGAAAAGCATAGATTTGGGGAATTCATATCACCAAAGTGA